A section of the Dermacoccus nishinomiyaensis genome encodes:
- a CDS encoding ATP-dependent DNA helicase — MPELPSLDELMSAAVSGVGGVPRPGQAKMAQAVEQAIQTGEHLLVQAGTGTGKSLAYLVPAIRHAFDVNKPAVVATATLALQAQIVDRDMPRLADALEPLLGRRPTYALVKGRRNYLCQHKLAGGYPDDDADTLLGVGQVDADAGRTGREVVRLREWANETDSGDRDELVPGVSEKAWRQVSVSSHECLGSKCPVVEECFVELARADAKEVDVVVTNHSFMAIDAFEGRQMLPEHDVVVVDEAHELVDRVTATITDELTTGTISAAAKRCGRLADTDDLKRSADLLKDALEQHQEGRLLGLSDPLEMAIRAILDAARSIASELKPKNPQDNDGVRQMARAAIDDIFSTCERILEERELDVLWISHNARANITALRVAPMSVAMLMRDKIFGERTVVMTSATLELGGSFDAVAGTLGLRGAGGPAWNGLDVGSPFDYPKQGIAYVAQHLPAPGRDGMSEQAFEEIETLIRAAGGRTLGLFSSMRAAQSAAEAMRERLGDDFPVLCQGEDQMGTLVRRFASDANTCLFGTMTLWQGVDVPGSSLQLVIIDRIPFPRPDDPLASARSQAIAKMGGNGFMAVSGTHAALRLAQGAGRLIRHADDRGVVAFLDSRMMTARYAGFLQRSLPPFWPTTDRALILKALARLDENAPPIRAVAEAGTRSTKAPTKKPATSQQAGQAGADAASGARREEARSRALAAAQAAGVSGMGTASALQAPPPKPAPAEESARTAVTDGHAWTAEADEELREGIGMGLTLDELADHLEMSEDAVVARCEQLGLRPQGS; from the coding sequence ATGCCCGAACTGCCCTCCCTCGATGAGCTCATGTCTGCCGCCGTCAGTGGTGTGGGTGGGGTGCCGCGCCCCGGCCAGGCGAAGATGGCGCAGGCCGTCGAGCAGGCCATCCAGACGGGCGAGCACCTGCTCGTCCAGGCGGGCACCGGCACCGGAAAGTCGCTTGCCTACCTCGTTCCCGCGATCCGGCACGCGTTCGACGTCAACAAGCCGGCCGTCGTCGCGACAGCGACGCTCGCGCTGCAGGCGCAGATCGTCGACCGCGACATGCCACGCCTCGCCGATGCCCTCGAGCCGCTGCTCGGGCGGCGTCCGACGTACGCGCTCGTCAAGGGCAGGCGCAACTACCTGTGCCAGCACAAGCTGGCGGGCGGCTACCCCGACGACGACGCCGACACGCTGCTCGGTGTCGGCCAGGTCGACGCCGACGCGGGTCGCACGGGCCGCGAGGTCGTCCGGCTGCGCGAGTGGGCGAACGAGACCGACTCGGGGGATCGTGACGAGCTCGTGCCCGGCGTCTCGGAGAAGGCATGGCGGCAGGTGTCGGTCTCCAGCCACGAATGCCTCGGCAGCAAGTGCCCCGTCGTCGAGGAGTGCTTCGTCGAGCTGGCGCGTGCCGACGCGAAGGAGGTCGACGTCGTCGTCACGAACCATTCGTTCATGGCGATCGATGCTTTCGAGGGCCGCCAGATGCTACCCGAGCACGACGTCGTCGTCGTCGACGAGGCGCACGAACTCGTCGATCGGGTGACGGCGACGATCACCGACGAGCTGACGACGGGCACGATCAGCGCCGCCGCGAAACGGTGCGGGCGCCTCGCCGACACCGACGACCTCAAGCGCTCGGCCGACCTGCTCAAGGACGCCCTCGAGCAACACCAGGAAGGGCGGCTGCTCGGGCTGTCCGACCCGCTCGAGATGGCAATCCGCGCCATCCTCGACGCGGCACGCTCGATCGCGAGCGAGCTCAAGCCCAAGAACCCGCAGGACAACGACGGCGTGCGTCAGATGGCGCGCGCGGCGATCGACGACATCTTCTCCACCTGCGAGCGCATCCTCGAAGAACGCGAACTCGACGTGCTGTGGATCTCGCACAATGCGCGCGCGAACATCACGGCGCTGAGGGTCGCGCCGATGAGCGTCGCGATGCTCATGCGCGACAAGATCTTCGGCGAGCGGACCGTCGTCATGACGTCGGCGACCCTCGAACTGGGCGGCAGTTTCGACGCTGTCGCCGGCACGCTCGGCCTGCGCGGCGCGGGTGGCCCGGCGTGGAACGGCCTGGACGTCGGCTCACCGTTCGACTACCCCAAGCAGGGCATCGCCTACGTCGCGCAGCACCTGCCCGCGCCGGGGCGCGACGGCATGTCCGAGCAGGCGTTCGAGGAGATCGAGACGCTGATCCGCGCCGCGGGCGGGCGCACGCTCGGGCTTTTCTCCTCGATGCGCGCCGCGCAGAGCGCCGCCGAGGCGATGCGCGAACGCCTCGGCGACGACTTCCCCGTCCTGTGCCAGGGCGAGGACCAGATGGGCACGCTGGTGCGCCGTTTCGCCTCCGACGCGAACACCTGCCTGTTCGGCACGATGACGCTGTGGCAGGGCGTCGACGTGCCCGGTTCGAGCCTGCAGCTCGTCATCATCGACCGCATCCCGTTCCCTCGCCCCGACGACCCGCTCGCCTCGGCGCGCTCGCAGGCCATCGCCAAGATGGGTGGCAACGGGTTCATGGCAGTCTCCGGCACGCACGCGGCGTTGCGGCTCGCGCAGGGCGCCGGTCGCCTCATCCGTCATGCCGACGATCGCGGCGTCGTCGCGTTTCTCGACTCGCGCATGATGACGGCGCGCTACGCCGGGTTCCTGCAGCGGTCGCTCCCACCGTTCTGGCCGACGACGGATCGCGCGCTCATCCTCAAGGCCCTCGCGCGCCTCGACGAGAACGCGCCCCCGATCCGCGCCGTCGCGGAGGCCGGCACCCGCTCGACGAAGGCGCCGACGAAGAAACCCGCGACGTCACAGCAGGCCGGGCAGGCCGGTGCCGACGCCGCGTCGGGGGCGAGGCGTGAGGAGGCGCGCTCCCGGGCCCTGGCCGCGGCGCAGGCGGCCGGCGTCAGCGGCATGGGCACCGCCAGCGCGCTGCAGGCACCCCCGCCGAAGCCTGCCCCCGCCGAGGAGAGCGCCCGCACCGCCGTCACCGACGGGCACGCCTGGACGGCCGAGGCCGACGAGGAACTGCGCGAGGGCATCGGCATGGGCCTGACGCTCGACGAACTCGCCGATCACCTCGAGATGAGCGAGGACGCCGTCGTCGCGCGCTGCGAACAGCTCGGCCTGCGCCCGCAGGGATCCTGA
- a CDS encoding MGH1-like glycoside hydrolase domain-containing protein, with protein MSSTSRPTATAEHRRLAQAPKDSDPWRLWGPYMASRQWGTVREDYSADGNAWAYLPFDHAHQRAYRWGEDGLAGLCDRFGFFNVSLAMWNGKDDRLKERLFGLTNNEGNHGEDVKEVWWPTDATPTHSWASWLYRYPQAKFPYNHLRAEAAQRSRTDDEYELIDTGVFAENRFFDVEVKHAKANPTDLCLEYTVTNHGPDAAPLDLVPQAWYRNTWSWGRDDREPSISLVDANTVRAEHGWLGDYELHADGSPRIIFCDNETNEGAVFGHEFNRRELTKDGFDARIVHGDSEAIRLDYGTKVGFWYHFDDIGPGESVTVRLRMRGVGRSTAHQPKGTAHQEPPPGDPAFGEGFDIVMRTRRDEADEFYDAVIPTSASPDDRRIARRAFAGLLWGKQLYRYYVDEWLAGDPAGEAPPVSRVTGLDGRPGRNVGWRHLALADVISMPDEWEYPWFAAWDLAFHTVPLAHIDPEFAKHQLVLMCREWAQHPNGQLPAYEWAFEDVNPPVHAWACWQVYAIDGGQDQSFLIQVFNKLLLNFSWWVNRKDADGTYLFEGGFLGMDNITLFDRSTDVPPGYKLEQSDATSWMAFFSQSMLRMALELARRERGYDNAATTFLQYFINLARAMDRTSPDVVSSLWNEEDGFFYDALSDPAGHITQLRVRSMVGLLPLMAVLIAPSWVQHELPDFVREVEWMMEREPAMMKAIAQAEHDSGGEKLTLSLISKRRRDLLLKRLFDEEEFLSEYGIRSLSAAYREEYTAQIGGREMSIHYTPGESDIDLFGGNSNWRGPVWFPVNFLVVDALRLYAASTPGDTEYEYPTNSGRFMKLSDIVLDLEDRLTNLFRLGPNGRPGDQREYPEGPLWDEHVTFSEYFHGDTGVGLGAAHQTGWTALVAHYICSDHAPALPGLLPGE; from the coding sequence GTGTCATCGACTTCCCGCCCTACCGCCACCGCGGAGCACCGCCGTCTTGCCCAGGCGCCGAAGGACAGCGACCCCTGGCGGCTGTGGGGGCCGTACATGGCGTCGCGGCAGTGGGGGACGGTGCGCGAGGACTACTCGGCCGACGGCAACGCGTGGGCGTATCTGCCGTTCGACCACGCGCACCAGCGCGCCTACCGCTGGGGCGAGGACGGCCTCGCAGGATTGTGCGACCGGTTCGGTTTCTTCAATGTCTCCCTCGCCATGTGGAACGGCAAGGACGACCGACTCAAGGAACGCCTGTTCGGGTTGACGAACAACGAGGGCAACCACGGCGAGGACGTCAAGGAGGTCTGGTGGCCGACGGACGCGACGCCAACGCACTCGTGGGCGAGCTGGCTCTACCGCTACCCACAGGCCAAATTCCCCTACAACCATCTGCGGGCCGAGGCGGCGCAGCGTTCGCGAACCGACGACGAGTACGAGCTGATCGACACGGGTGTCTTCGCCGAGAATCGCTTCTTCGACGTCGAGGTCAAGCACGCGAAGGCGAACCCGACCGACCTGTGCCTCGAGTACACCGTCACCAACCACGGGCCCGATGCTGCACCGCTCGACCTGGTCCCGCAGGCCTGGTACCGCAACACCTGGTCGTGGGGGCGCGACGACCGGGAGCCGTCGATCTCACTCGTCGACGCGAACACCGTGCGCGCCGAGCACGGCTGGCTCGGCGACTACGAGCTGCATGCCGACGGCAGCCCGCGCATCATCTTCTGCGACAACGAGACGAACGAAGGTGCCGTCTTCGGCCACGAGTTCAACCGTCGCGAGCTGACGAAGGACGGCTTCGACGCCCGCATCGTGCACGGTGACAGCGAGGCGATCCGCCTCGACTACGGCACAAAGGTGGGGTTCTGGTACCACTTCGACGACATCGGCCCGGGCGAGAGCGTCACCGTCAGGCTGCGGATGCGCGGGGTGGGCCGTTCCACCGCGCACCAACCGAAGGGCACCGCCCACCAGGAGCCGCCGCCCGGCGATCCCGCATTCGGTGAGGGTTTCGACATCGTCATGCGCACGCGCCGCGACGAGGCCGACGAGTTCTACGACGCCGTCATCCCCACCTCCGCCTCGCCCGACGACCGGCGCATCGCGCGTCGTGCCTTCGCGGGTCTGCTGTGGGGCAAGCAGCTCTACCGCTACTACGTCGACGAGTGGCTCGCCGGCGACCCGGCCGGCGAGGCGCCGCCGGTCTCGCGCGTCACCGGCCTCGACGGGCGCCCGGGGCGCAACGTCGGATGGCGGCACCTGGCGCTCGCGGACGTCATCTCGATGCCGGACGAGTGGGAGTACCCGTGGTTCGCCGCGTGGGATCTGGCGTTCCACACGGTGCCGCTCGCGCACATCGACCCCGAGTTCGCCAAGCATCAACTCGTCCTCATGTGCCGCGAGTGGGCGCAGCACCCGAACGGCCAACTGCCCGCGTACGAGTGGGCGTTCGAGGACGTCAACCCGCCCGTCCACGCCTGGGCGTGCTGGCAGGTGTACGCCATCGACGGCGGCCAGGATCAGTCCTTCCTCATCCAGGTGTTCAACAAGCTGCTGCTCAACTTCTCGTGGTGGGTCAACCGCAAGGACGCCGACGGGACGTACCTGTTCGAGGGCGGCTTCCTCGGCATGGACAACATCACACTCTTCGACCGCTCCACCGACGTGCCGCCCGGCTACAAGCTCGAACAGTCGGACGCGACGAGCTGGATGGCGTTCTTCTCCCAGTCGATGCTGCGGATGGCGCTCGAGCTCGCGCGGCGCGAGCGCGGCTACGACAACGCCGCGACGACGTTCCTGCAGTACTTCATCAACCTCGCCCGGGCGATGGACCGCACGAGCCCCGACGTCGTCTCCAGCCTGTGGAACGAGGAGGACGGCTTCTTCTACGACGCCCTGTCCGACCCGGCAGGCCACATCACGCAGCTTCGCGTGCGTTCGATGGTGGGGTTGTTGCCGCTCATGGCCGTGCTCATCGCGCCGAGCTGGGTGCAGCACGAACTGCCCGACTTCGTCCGTGAGGTCGAGTGGATGATGGAGCGCGAGCCCGCGATGATGAAGGCGATCGCGCAGGCCGAGCACGACTCGGGCGGTGAGAAGCTGACGCTGTCGCTCATCTCCAAGCGCCGACGGGATCTGCTGCTCAAGCGATTGTTCGACGAGGAGGAGTTCCTCTCCGAATACGGCATCCGTTCGCTGTCGGCCGCCTACCGCGAGGAGTACACCGCCCAGATCGGCGGGCGGGAGATGTCGATCCACTACACGCCGGGCGAGTCCGACATCGACCTGTTCGGCGGTAACTCGAACTGGCGTGGGCCTGTGTGGTTTCCCGTCAACTTCCTCGTCGTCGACGCGCTGCGCCTCTACGCGGCCTCGACGCCTGGCGACACCGAGTACGAATACCCGACGAACTCGGGTCGGTTCATGAAGCTGTCCGACATCGTCCTCGACCTCGAGGATCGCCTGACGAACCTGTTCCGTCTCGGGCCGAACGGACGCCCGGGCGATCAGCGCGAGTACCCCGAGGGCCCGCTGTGGGACGAGCACGTGACGTTCAGCGAGTACTTCCACGGTGACACCGGCGTCGGCCTCGGCGCCGCGCACCAGACGGGCTGGACCGCGCTCGTCGCGCACTACATCTGCTCCGACCACGCGCCGGCGCTGCCCGGTTTGCTGCCGGGGGAGTGA